The window ATATACCCGAAGAGACCCTGAACGTAGAGCCCTTCACCATGGTGATCTTTGGCGGTGCCGGCGATTTAAGCAAGAGAAAGCTCCTACCGTCACTCTACCACCTGTATTCGTCAAACGAACTGACGGATGAATTTTCCGTACTGGCCTTTGACAAACTGACACTTACGCGCGATGAATATCTTGCCATGACGAGGGAAGCGGTGAAGACCTTCGAGGAGTCATCATTTCATGAGGACGCCTGGAGGAGCTTTGCCGGTCACCTCCACTACATGTCGGGATTCTTTGAATACGATGAGAACTATCGCAAGCTGAATAGTGAGCTGGAACGACTGTCCAGGTCCGCAATCCGGGACGTGAAGAATGTCATATACTACATGGCAGTACCCCCCCAGGTCGCGCCACCGCTCATAGAAAAGCTGAGATTGAATAACTTCTGTAAGGGCGCCTTCCAAACCAGGATCGTCATGGAAAAGCCTTTCGGCCGGGATCGGAACTCCGCTCAGGCCTTGAACAAGATTCTCACCAATGCCTTCGATGAAAACCAGATTTACAGAATTGACCATTACCTTGCAAGAGACCCTGTACAGAACATCATCTTCTTCCGTTTCACCAATACACTTTTTGAAGAGGTTTGGGACCGCCGTCTCGTGGACAACGTACAGATAACGGTAGCGGAAAGCATCGGCATCGAACATCGCGGGCAGTTCTATGAGCAAGCCGGTGTGGTGCGAGATATGCTGCAGAACCATATCATGCAAATCTTGGGGCTTACGGCCATGGAACCTCCGGTAGGCTTTGATGCCGATTCTGTGCGGGATGAGAAGCTCAAAATCATGCGTTCGTTAAGACCCGTGGACTCAGATTATATCGACAGGTTCATGGTGCGGGGCCAGTATGGAGGCGGTCTTGTCGGGGGTCAACCTGCGGTTGGGTACAGGGCAGAGCCCAATGTGTCTTCTCACTCCACAGAGGCAACCTTCTTCGCGGGAAAATTCTACATTGACAATCTTCGATGGGCCGGTATACCTTTTTTTATCCGCACGGGCAAGAGAATGCCAGCCCAGGTCACGGAGATATGTATAGAACTCAAGCGGCTGCCCCTGAGGTTGTTCGGACGGACCTGCGACATTTTGGAGCCGAATATTTTGAGGCTTACCATACAGCCGGACGAAAAGATTTCGCTTGGCTTTGGAGTAAAATATCCGTACTCGCACAATCAGATCTATTCTGTGAACATGGTTTTCAGCTATAAGGAGGCCTTCAAGATGCATCTCCACCATCCGTATAACCGGCTTCTCATCGACGTGATAAAGGGAGACCTCACCCTTTTTGTGAGAGAGGATGAGATAGAGGCCATGTGGACGGTTGTGGATCCCATTGTGAAGAGGTGGGAAGAGCGTGCGCCCGAGAATTTTCCAAATTACGAAGCGGGTACCTGGGGGCCGAGTGAAGCTCAAAATCTTGTTTCCAGGGAAGGAAGAACATGGAACACGGCGTGAGGAAGAAGACCCGTGGGGTGAGCCTTAAAGGCGGAGAATGAATTGAGGACTGATAGAGGGCGCAAAAACGAAAAGAAGGATGAGGCCATGGATCAGGCGAGGAAAGTGATTGTCTTCGATACCGAAGCGGCGCTCGTCAGTTTTGTGATGAAGATATGGCGCCGTACCGCGCTCACCGCCGTCGCACAAAGGGGATCGATGAGGGCTGCCATTTCGGGAGGAAAGACGCCGCTTGGCTTCTATCGGGCCATGGGAGAGCATGCAAGAGATCTTCCCTGGGACAGAACCACCCTTTTTTTGGTCGACGAACGGTTTGTCCCCCACACGGATGCTCAGAGTAATTTCGGCATGATACGTAAGGTCCTCCTCGAAGCGCTGCCGCTCGCCAGAGAGAACGTCCATGCTGTGGAAACGCAAGGGCTCACGGGTGAGGAAGCAGCAGAGAGATATGAGCGAGAATTGATACGGGTATTTAGCCTGAAGCCGCACGAGCTCCCACGGTTCGATCTCATTATGCTCGGCATGGGTCAGGATGGGCATGTGGCGTCGCTATTTCCGGGAAGCGCCCTCCTCAGCGAGACGAGGCGTCTCGTAGGATATGCTGACCGGGAAAACGGTCTCACCGGCCGGGTCACTCTGACTATGCCGGTGTTGAACGGCGCCCGAAGCGTCATCTTTCTCATCGAGGGACTCGATAAGGCAGAGACACTCAAGAAGGTAATAGAGGAGCGGGACGCGTCCCTGCCTGCAACCCGTGTGAGGGCCGTTGACGGCGACGTTCTCTTTGCGGTGGATAAAGAGGCCGCTGACAAATTGACACCGAATGCTTACGTCAAAGGTGCGCCGTGAAGATCGAGATAACAGTGAAGAATGGAAAAAGACCGCTTTCTCATACGGATGAACTGATATTATTGGGGCCGGGACCTCGTGATCACTACCCCGGGGCTGCGGTTGGTGCAATTGATCGCGGAGAATATAGGCAAAGACTTCAACCGGCATCCTGCCGGTTGCCGGCAAAGAACCTCTCAGCCAACCTCCTTATTCTGGCGACGACAGGCTCTTTGTCCATATTTTCCCGGGGGACAATCGGGCCGGCCCCTCTCTTATAGACCGCATACTTAACGGGCATATCGTTTACCGTTAAGGTAATTCATACGACGTGTTAGATGCACAATTGCAGGGCCGTTAAGATCTCGTTTAGGTGACGGTTCCGGAATGACTAAGGAGCGATGCGCATGATTGATTCGTGGAGCAAGGCAATTTATGGTTTTATGAGCAGGATGGGCTTTCCTGATCCTATCCATCCCGCCCTCGTACACATACCAATGGGCCTCATAATAGGGGCTTTCATATTCGGTTGGATAGCGGTCGTGTTTAAGCGGGAGAGACTTGCTCTCTCGACCAGGGATTGTCTCATCCTGGCCCTCATCAGCTTTTTTCCCACGGTCTTTTTCGGTCTCATGGACTGGCGACACTTCTATGCCGGTCAGTGGCTTACACCCGTTATCATAAAGATGATCCTCGCCGGAGTCCTTCTCATTCTCCTCTGCATCGCGCTCGGTTTCTCCTTAACGGGCAAGGCACGCTCAACAGGCGCTCTTGTTACGTATACTTTATGCGTGGTCGTGGTTGTGCTTCTCGGGTGGTTTGGGGCCCGTCTCATCTATTCCAGTAAGCCGTTAAGTGGCGGGGTGAAGCCAACCGAGCTCGCCGGCGAGAAGACCTACAACGCCTATTGCGCCGGCTGCCACCCCCGGGGTGGAAACGTAGTGAAGCCCGACAAACCGTTGCGAAGCGCCCCTCAACTCACGAGTTTTGAAGCGTTTCTCACGCTTCTGCGTGGCCCTGTCGCACCCATGCCTTCCTTTTCGGACAAGCAGATATCGGACGGTGAGGCAAGAAATCTCTACGATTATATTACGAATGTGCTCAAAGCCTCCGATGGGGGCGAGACGCTTAAGCGATGATGGTTGTCGACTTGAGGCTCCGACTCAGGGCTTTCTTGGGTGCGCCTCACTCATGCGGAGGTCGATCCTAAAGGGCTCAAGCTCCCGAGAGAAACGTGAGTCCTCACCGTAAGGGTTACCCTCTTATTTCTGTATGCTCTGCCAGTCCTTCAGGAATCGCTCGATAC of the Syntrophorhabdaceae bacterium genome contains:
- the zwf gene encoding glucose-6-phosphate dehydrogenase, with amino-acid sequence MDERGFEKIIEGRFLQTCDIPEETLNVEPFTMVIFGGAGDLSKRKLLPSLYHLYSSNELTDEFSVLAFDKLTLTRDEYLAMTREAVKTFEESSFHEDAWRSFAGHLHYMSGFFEYDENYRKLNSELERLSRSAIRDVKNVIYYMAVPPQVAPPLIEKLRLNNFCKGAFQTRIVMEKPFGRDRNSAQALNKILTNAFDENQIYRIDHYLARDPVQNIIFFRFTNTLFEEVWDRRLVDNVQITVAESIGIEHRGQFYEQAGVVRDMLQNHIMQILGLTAMEPPVGFDADSVRDEKLKIMRSLRPVDSDYIDRFMVRGQYGGGLVGGQPAVGYRAEPNVSSHSTEATFFAGKFYIDNLRWAGIPFFIRTGKRMPAQVTEICIELKRLPLRLFGRTCDILEPNILRLTIQPDEKISLGFGVKYPYSHNQIYSVNMVFSYKEAFKMHLHHPYNRLLIDVIKGDLTLFVREDEIEAMWTVVDPIVKRWEERAPENFPNYEAGTWGPSEAQNLVSREGRTWNTA
- the pgl gene encoding 6-phosphogluconolactonase produces the protein MRTDRGRKNEKKDEAMDQARKVIVFDTEAALVSFVMKIWRRTALTAVAQRGSMRAAISGGKTPLGFYRAMGEHARDLPWDRTTLFLVDERFVPHTDAQSNFGMIRKVLLEALPLARENVHAVETQGLTGEEAAERYERELIRVFSLKPHELPRFDLIMLGMGQDGHVASLFPGSALLSETRRLVGYADRENGLTGRVTLTMPVLNGARSVIFLIEGLDKAETLKKVIEERDASLPATRVRAVDGDVLFAVDKEAADKLTPNAYVKGAP
- a CDS encoding c-type cytochrome — its product is MIDSWSKAIYGFMSRMGFPDPIHPALVHIPMGLIIGAFIFGWIAVVFKRERLALSTRDCLILALISFFPTVFFGLMDWRHFYAGQWLTPVIIKMILAGVLLILLCIALGFSLTGKARSTGALVTYTLCVVVVVLLGWFGARLIYSSKPLSGGVKPTELAGEKTYNAYCAGCHPRGGNVVKPDKPLRSAPQLTSFEAFLTLLRGPVAPMPSFSDKQISDGEARNLYDYITNVLKASDGGETLKR